CTACACGGTTACCCGCTGAACGGCTTCCAGTGGCGTGGATCCATGGCCCGACTAGCGTCGATACGTCGCTGCATCGCGCCCGACCTGCGTGGCCTGGGCTACACCGACGCACCCGCCGATGCCGACCTGTCGCCGCACGCGCAAGCAGCGATGATCATCGCGTTACTGGACAAGCTTGGCGTGCGCGATGTGGACCTTATATCCAACGACAGCGCCACCGGCATCGCGCAGTTGATCATCGCCTCACATCCCCAACGTGTGCGCAGCTGGCTGGCCACCAATGGCGACGTGCAAACCAACAGCCCGCCCGCAGCGCTACTGCCATTCCTGGAGAAAGCGCGACGCAATGAAGTGCCCGCCTGGTTTGAGCACCATCTCACCGACAACCATTTCGCGCGCTCGCATGACGGCATTGGCAATGCCTATCACGACCCTGACCGCGTCCTCACACACGACGTCATCGAAACGTACTTCCGCCCCTTGGTCAGTTCTCCCAAACGACGGCAGCAGGGCCAGCAGTACGGCCTGGCGATGTTCCCCAACCCGCTGCCCGCGATAGCGCCCGCGCTGCGTCAGTTCCAGCGCCCCGTGCGCATGGTGTGGGCGCGCGACAACGAACTGTTCCCGGATCGCTGGGCACACTGGCTCGACCAGACGTTCCCGCATTCGCGCGGCATCCGCTTTGTTGACGATGCGCAGCTGTTCTTTCCCGAAGAACAGCCGGAACTCATGGCCGGGGAAGCGCTGGCGCTATGGCGGTTTGAGTAGATCAGCCCGTGCGCTCGGCCATATGCTTCACCATCGGCACGCAAGTGAGGCTCACTCCAAGAGACGACTGGTACGTGCTTTGAGTGTCGCCCTGAAATCCCAGCGCCCGATAGAAGGGCGCCGCATTCAAGGTGGACTCCAATTGAATGCTGTCGAGGCCGACATCTAGCGCCAGGCTCTCCATCTGGGCCATCAAGGCACGACCTATCCCGCGCCCCATATAGCCCGACAGGACGAACACGGCGTCGATCTT
This genomic window from Dyella terrae contains:
- a CDS encoding alpha/beta fold hydrolase, producing MLRRDFLIHSGLLAAAAALQPLYAQDDTSRFQAFTTSQFHAARQFVQIGPDKVAFVEQGAGDVALFLHGYPLNGFQWRGSMARLASIRRCIAPDLRGLGYTDAPADADLSPHAQAAMIIALLDKLGVRDVDLISNDSATGIAQLIIASHPQRVRSWLATNGDVQTNSPPAALLPFLEKARRNEVPAWFEHHLTDNHFARSHDGIGNAYHDPDRVLTHDVIETYFRPLVSSPKRRQQGQQYGLAMFPNPLPAIAPALRQFQRPVRMVWARDNELFPDRWAHWLDQTFPHSRGIRFVDDAQLFFPEEQPELMAGEALALWRFE
- a CDS encoding GNAT family N-acetyltransferase, which encodes MHIRKATLDDALACFAIRRDAILAQCGGHYPEADLDIWTSGIMSPTFAQRVADHFYVAVADGHLVGTAMIDLVTGKIDAVFVLSGYMGRGIGRALMAQMESLALDVGLDSIQLESTLNAAPFYRALGFQGDTQSTYQSSLGVSLTCVPMVKHMAERTG